The Exiguobacterium aurantiacum DSM 6208 genome includes a window with the following:
- a CDS encoding MalY/PatB family protein, with product MKSILHQTLDRTGTDSVKWDGLERWFHLKSDVLPLWVADIDVRTAPAISEALTARAATGEYGYTLFSRDAQRAVSDWYSRRHDVKFDPNHVLFSSGVVPGLTHIVEALTEEGDGVVIQSPVYPPFHELVTGLKRELLDAPLIQVNGRYEMDFDALEAAMRQAKLFLLCSPHNPVGRVWMESELARVIELARRHDVIIVADEIHADLTYPSQHHVAIGRLDDRVITVSAPSKAFNIAGLFASYIVCPDDAWRKRIIQVQNKHHVLPTPFANTAIIAAYTDPRAERWLDQLTAELEEQAAYVVGRFRESMPYLTCFMPEASYLLWIDFEALGLEPDARKKWLQEDVRIFLSPGTPFGESGRSFERLNFGTRRTLIDEALERLIRQVGENEQRTGNAFV from the coding sequence ATGAAATCAATTTTACATCAAACGCTCGACCGGACCGGCACCGACTCGGTGAAATGGGATGGACTTGAGCGCTGGTTCCATTTGAAATCGGATGTGCTCCCGTTATGGGTGGCTGATATCGATGTCCGCACCGCACCCGCCATCAGCGAGGCACTCACAGCACGGGCAGCGACGGGGGAGTATGGGTATACACTGTTCTCCCGTGATGCACAACGAGCGGTCAGTGACTGGTACAGTCGTCGTCATGACGTCAAGTTCGACCCGAACCATGTCTTGTTCTCAAGCGGTGTCGTCCCCGGGCTGACCCATATCGTCGAGGCGTTGACCGAAGAAGGGGACGGGGTCGTTATCCAGTCACCCGTCTACCCCCCGTTCCATGAACTCGTGACAGGATTGAAGCGTGAACTGCTCGACGCCCCGCTCATCCAAGTCAATGGTCGTTACGAAATGGACTTTGACGCCCTTGAGGCGGCGATGCGCCAAGCGAAACTGTTCTTACTCTGCTCGCCGCACAATCCGGTCGGACGCGTGTGGATGGAGTCCGAGCTCGCTCGTGTCATCGAGTTGGCGCGACGTCATGACGTCATCATCGTCGCCGATGAGATTCACGCCGACTTGACGTACCCGTCCCAGCACCATGTCGCGATCGGGCGGCTCGACGATCGGGTCATCACGGTGAGTGCGCCCTCAAAAGCGTTCAACATCGCAGGATTGTTCGCCTCGTACATTGTCTGTCCCGACGACGCCTGGCGCAAGCGTATCATCCAAGTACAGAACAAACATCACGTGTTGCCGACACCGTTCGCCAACACGGCCATCATCGCGGCGTACACCGATCCTCGGGCCGAACGATGGCTCGACCAATTGACGGCCGAGCTCGAGGAACAGGCCGCATATGTCGTCGGTCGCTTCCGCGAGTCGATGCCGTATCTGACTTGTTTCATGCCGGAGGCGAGCTATCTGCTTTGGATCGACTTTGAAGCGCTCGGCCTCGAACCGGACGCCCGGAAGAAGTGGTTACAGGAAGACGTACGCATCTTCCTCTCGCCAGGGACGCCGTTCGGTGAATCCGGGCGCTCGTTCGAACGATTGAACTTCGGGACGCGTCGCACCCTCATCGACGAGGCGCTCGAGCGCTTGATTCGGCAAGTGGGCGAGAATGAACAACGCACAGGAAACGCGTTTGTATGA
- a CDS encoding methyl-accepting chemotaxis protein, which produces MTQLSNRTLTAPDVLTTIASNMAMIRFDRQRRVVDVNDLFAKTMKYRRDEMIGMQHHLFCTPQFVGSSDYQAFWNKLFSGFSAADKIERLDARGEPVWLEATYMPIFEGDEVVGVVKIASDITERQLTIERYARSFRAMAEDLDARAQSGMEESHQLKETIERLERDAHVNLSTLGKLQDQASEITKIASTIKEIAAQTNLLSLNAAIEAARAGEHGNGFNVVATEVRNLSRLVERAVVEVRANTDGMNKELASIVAGVSRSNEDIHASVTIMEETLRRFESIEQSAESLNGTTEQFTAVI; this is translated from the coding sequence ATGACACAACTTAGCAATCGCACGCTCACAGCTCCTGACGTCCTCACGACCATCGCCTCAAATATGGCGATGATCCGTTTCGACCGTCAGCGCCGCGTCGTCGACGTGAACGACTTGTTCGCCAAGACGATGAAATATCGCCGAGACGAGATGATCGGCATGCAGCATCATTTGTTCTGCACACCGCAATTCGTCGGCAGCTCCGATTATCAGGCGTTTTGGAACAAGCTGTTCAGCGGTTTCAGTGCAGCCGACAAGATCGAGCGCCTCGACGCACGTGGCGAACCGGTCTGGCTCGAGGCGACGTACATGCCGATCTTCGAAGGGGACGAAGTCGTCGGTGTCGTCAAAATCGCTTCGGACATTACCGAACGTCAGTTGACGATCGAACGGTACGCCCGTTCGTTCCGAGCCATGGCGGAAGACTTGGACGCACGGGCCCAGAGCGGTATGGAAGAGAGTCACCAATTGAAGGAGACGATCGAGCGCCTCGAGCGGGACGCCCACGTCAACTTGTCGACGCTCGGGAAGCTACAAGACCAAGCGAGTGAGATCACCAAGATCGCGAGCACGATTAAAGAAATCGCCGCCCAGACGAATCTATTGTCACTCAATGCGGCCATCGAGGCGGCACGGGCCGGAGAACACGGGAACGGATTCAACGTCGTCGCGACCGAGGTCCGTAACCTGTCCCGTCTCGTCGAACGAGCCGTCGTCGAGGTGCGTGCCAACACGGACGGGATGAACAAAGAGCTCGCTTCGATCGTCGCCGGCGTCTCACGATCGAACGAGGACATCCATGCCAGCGTGACGATCATGGAAGAGACGTTGCGTCGGTTCGAGAGCATCGAACAATCAGCGGAATCGTTGAACGGGACGACCGAGCAGTTCACTGCGGTCATCTGA
- a CDS encoding M48 family metallopeptidase produces the protein MSVTVIRHKRRKRVAFYVTAEGVELRIPARLPQRVVDAILRDHADWIEARLAAIPKASRLPEDRLLYQGDAVPLIRSGSARSFTYDGQTFRCPEQWDETALRDAYEAWLRTKAVGHVTERASRYERLLRVRASNVRIGHQKTRWGSCSSKGAISINVRLMLAPPEVLDYVIAHEWCHLVHFDHSKAFWEAVASVYPNVAWAKDWLRQNGHTLRI, from the coding sequence ATGTCCGTGACCGTCATCCGCCATAAGCGGCGAAAACGGGTCGCATTTTATGTGACGGCAGAGGGTGTCGAGCTCCGCATCCCGGCCCGGCTCCCGCAACGGGTCGTCGATGCCATCTTGCGCGACCATGCGGATTGGATCGAGGCACGACTGGCCGCCATACCGAAAGCGAGTCGGTTGCCGGAAGACCGACTCCTCTATCAGGGCGACGCGGTGCCGCTCATTCGTTCAGGCTCCGCCCGCTCGTTCACATACGACGGGCAGACGTTCCGCTGTCCCGAACAGTGGGACGAGACGGCGTTACGAGACGCATATGAAGCTTGGCTCCGCACGAAAGCGGTCGGACATGTGACAGAACGCGCCTCCCGTTACGAGCGGTTGCTCAGGGTACGTGCGTCGAACGTTCGGATCGGCCATCAGAAGACACGTTGGGGCTCGTGCAGTTCGAAAGGCGCCATCTCGATCAACGTCCGCCTCATGCTCGCGCCGCCGGAAGTGCTCGATTATGTGATCGCCCACGAATGGTGCCATCTCGTCCACTTCGACCATTCAAAAGCGTTTTGGGAGGCCGTTGCGTCGGTCTATCCGAATGTGGCATGGGCAAAAGACTGGCTCCGACAGAACGGACATACGCTGCGCATATAA